The Risungbinella massiliensis sequence CGTCTACTTTCATTACTGCCTCGGTTACCATTTGATGAATCGTCGCCGATAGGGGACATCCCATAGCAGTTAATGTCATGGTCACATCGACTTTTCCTTCATCATCTATATCAACTCCATAGACAAGACCGAGATTGACGATATCGATATGTAACTCTGGATCGTACACTTCTTCCAGTTGTTCCATGATCTCTTCTTTCATTTTCTCTTTGTTCAATTTATACCCCCCTTTGGTTTGAAGACAGTCATCATCTATTAAGATGTCTACTAAGTTCTTTCTATCTTTTTGTCTTCCCGTTCAAAGTATAAATTACACTTGGTTGTTTGCAAAGAGCTCCTAAATTCCAATCAAAACAGGGTAGACTTTTATTTTGTATTACTTGATGTTAAAATAACATATTTTCAAAGCTGGACAGTCATTTAGCTATTTTATAAGAGTGGGGTGCAAGATGAGAGCTGAGTATCTACTTAGAGGTTTTAATTTTTTATACTTTGGATTGCTAGCACTATTTATTCCATTTTTGCCGGTTTATTTAGCACAACAAGGTTTATCAGTGAGTCAAATAGGTTTAGTCGTTGGGACAGGTGGCTTTGTAACGCTCATTACACAACCTTTATGGGGATTGATTAGTGATAAGACAAAGACGATTCGTAAAGTATTATTGTTATTGATCATTTTGTCGAGCTTGTTCGGCTATTTGCTTTTTGATTCGAATGAGTTTTTATGGTTAGTCCTATTTGCGATGCTGGTCTATTTCTTTTTAATGCCAATGGATCCTTTATTGGAGAGCCTGAATTTTACAGTGGCAGAGGCGAAAAAGATTAGCTACGGCTCAATTCGAACATACGGTGCTTTAGGATATGCAGTCTTATCACTCCTAACAGGATATATAATGTCTTATTTTGGAGTAAACAGTGTGGCGATTTTATTTGTCGCATTAGGAACTATTAGTTTTTTTATTTGCTGGGTCATGCCAAATGCCCCTGTTTCATCAACACCTGTAACCATGGATGGATTAAGGTCTTTTTTACATAATCGCAAAACGTTGCTTTTTTTATTGCTTGTTTTTATTTGTTCTGTGCCAGCACGTATGAACGATACCTTTTTAGGCGTTCATATTCATGCTTTAGGCGGTGATACAGAATTAGTAGGTCTTGCATTCTTTTTAGCTGCTGGTAGTGAAATTATTGTGTTTGCCCTTAGTTTTTATTGGCTTCGTAAAGGGAAAGAATTGTTGATCATTACCATTGCAGCATTTTTTTTCTTCATT is a genomic window containing:
- a CDS encoding metal-sulfur cluster assembly factor; protein product: MKEEIMEQLEEVYDPELHIDIVNLGLVYGVDIDDEGKVDVTMTLTAMGCPLSATIHQMVTEAVMKVDGVQSVYVDIVYDPPWDKSRMSRYAKIALGIAD
- a CDS encoding MFS transporter, yielding MRAEYLLRGFNFLYFGLLALFIPFLPVYLAQQGLSVSQIGLVVGTGGFVTLITQPLWGLISDKTKTIRKVLLLLIILSSLFGYLLFDSNEFLWLVLFAMLVYFFLMPMDPLLESLNFTVAEAKKISYGSIRTYGALGYAVLSLLTGYIMSYFGVNSVAILFVALGTISFFICWVMPNAPVSSTPVTMDGLRSFLHNRKTLLFLLLVFICSVPARMNDTFLGVHIHALGGDTELVGLAFFLAAGSEIIVFALSFYWLRKGKELLIITIAAFFFFIRFFVSAWITDPLLLAILQIMQMLTFPIFYTAAIQYLYSIVPVEWRATGQTVLALLFFGVSGIIASYVGGFMYNVLAGQMFYLFVSGMSFIGTIFGVYLYRIYEYKKQ